The proteins below come from a single Zea mays cultivar B73 chromosome 8, Zm-B73-REFERENCE-NAM-5.0, whole genome shotgun sequence genomic window:
- the LOC109941643 gene encoding uncharacterized protein — protein MASSAAKSLAQVRPWSLPSPIELLFCSRPFALSPWSCAASSIFSQRSRLLDRMPQREAAMDPPCVAPSPCDVLQQQRRPSLRRARQVGPLAVDLRSPCTSSSKPAPSVDVTPRAMPMRRNASRWTTHATHRSGQVAFVSFTI, from the exons ATGGCTTCCTCTGCTGCCAAGAGCCTCGCCCAGGTCCGGCCATGGTCGCTCCCATCGCCGATCGAGCTCCTCTTCTGTAGCAGGCCTTTCGCCTTGTCTCCATGGTCATGTGCAGCGAGCTCCATTTTTTCCCAGCGCTCTCGCCTGCTCGACAGAATGCCACAGCGTGAAGCAGCCATGGATCCTCCCTGTGTCGCGCCCTCGCCGTGCGACGTATTGCAGCAGCAGCGACGCCCTTCGCTGCGACGCGCTCGCCAGGTCGGTCCACTcgccgtcgatctgcgcagccccTGCACGTCGTCGTCGAAACCCGCG CCCTCCGTCGATGTCACGCCTCGTGCTATGCCTATGCGACGCAATGCTAGCCGGTGGACAACACATGCGACTCACCGATCCGGCCAGGTTGCTTTTGTTTCATTTACGATTTAG
- the LOC100285453 gene encoding GATA transcription factor 22, translating into MSSAAGRAPAPTPMGSADRCKIDGIVAAEKATRSCVECRATTTPMWRSGPTGPRSLCNACGIRYRKKRRQELGLDRKLQQQQNNGEAKTDEAKDSSSNSSSGSSNLQVVQKRRLLMGVEEAALLLMTLSSSPTSTLLHG; encoded by the exons ATGTCGTCTGCTGCGGGCCGCGCGCCGGCGCCGACGCCGATGGGCTCCGCCGATCGCTGTAAG ATCGACGGGATCGTGGCGGCGGAGAAAGCCACCAGGAGCTGCGTCGAATGCCGCGCCACCACCACGCCCATGTGGCGCAGCGGCCCGACCGGGCCCAGG TCACTTTGCAACGCCTGTGGGATCCGGTACCGAAAAAAGAGGAGGCAAGAGCTTGGCCTAGACCGCAAGCTGCAGCAACAACAAAATAATGGCGAGGCGAAGACGGATGAAGCAAAAGACAGCTCTAGCAACAGCAGCAGCGGGAGCAGCAACTTGCAGGTGGTGCAGAAACGGAGGCTGCTAATGGGAGTGGAGGAGGCTGCTCTGCTGCTGATGACCCTATCTTCTTCGCCCACATCCACGTTGCTTCATGGATAA